A segment of the Candidatus Binataceae bacterium genome:
GCGTGGTCGGAATGTTCAAGGTTGGTAAGCCGCTTTACCTCAACTGCGGACCCGACTTCGTGCGCGAGATCCGCCGCCGCGGCGGTGAAGTCTTCCTCGACCTCAGGTTTCACGACAGCGCGCCCGCCGTTTGCAAATCCGCTGTCGAGGCGACTCGCCTCGGCGTGCGCATGTTCGATCTTTATTCTCACGGCAGTTTAGAGCTGATGGACCGCGTACGCGGCGAAGTGATCCGCGTATGCCGCGCCGAGGGACTGCGCCGCCCGCAGATCATCGCGGTCGCGATGCTTGCGGCCCTCGGCCACAGCCGTTCCGCGCCGAGCGCGGCGGACGGCGGATGGGGCGCGCGGCGGGTCGTGCAGATGGCCAAACTGGCGGCGGATGCGGCGCTCGACGGCGTTTTGACTTCGCCGCACGAAACCGCGCGGCTGCGCGCCGCCTGCGGCCGGCGCTTCAACGTGATCAGCTCCGGAATGGGCCGCAGCCGAGGATGGGAGGCGAGCGAGTTTCCGTTCGGCGCCGCCGAAGCGGTGCGGGCGGGCGCCGACTATCTGGTCGTCACCAA
Coding sequences within it:
- a CDS encoding orotidine 5'-phosphate decarboxylase / HUMPS family protein, which produces MTQYWPFSSLIRHGALRERLIVSLDLGTPAEALRLVDELARVVGMFKVGKPLYLNCGPDFVREIRRRGGEVFLDLRFHDSAPAVCKSAVEATRLGVRMFDLYSHGSLELMDRVRGEVIRVCRAEGLRRPQIIAVAMLAALGHSRSAPSAADGGWGARRVVQMAKLAADAALDGVLTSPHETARLRAACGRRFNVISSGMGRSRGWEASEFPFGAAEAVRAGADYLVVTNPIWSANDPLRAVREITDEMERGLRANPRLALDLRPSRPF